The following nucleotide sequence is from Quadrisphaera setariae.
TCCACGAGGTGACCGGCGAGGCCGACGAGGGTCACGGACAGGGACCGGCCGACGCTCACGCGCCCTCCACGCCGCGCACGTGCTGCACGCTGGCCCGGCCCCCGGCGTCCAGGAGCACGCCGACCACGTCGAGGCGCAGCCTCCCGGCGCGGGCGCGGGCGGGGTGGTCGGCGCACCACAGCCCGAGCAGCCGGCGCAGGCGCGCCACCTTGAGCGGTGTCACTGACTCCAGCGGGGTGCCCGCGGCGGTGGTGCGGCGGGTGCGCACCTCCACACCCACGAGGGCGTCGCCGTCGCGGACCACGAGGTCGAGCTCGCCCCAGCGGCAGCGCCAGTTCCTGTCGAGCACCTCCGCCCCCGCGGCGACCAGGTGCGCCTCAGCCACCCGCTCGCCGTGCGCACCGACCTCCCGGCGCGTGAGCGCCCCCACTGCGCCGGGCACCTGCGCGGTCCCGCGACCGTCCACCACTGCGACCACCTCCGGGTGGTCACGCTGCCCGCTCTCGCCGCGCTCCGGCTCACCCGGAGGACCGGCCTGTGGACAGACCCGCGAGGCACGTCCCCTGTGGGCGGAGCACGTGCTCACGCCACCCGCGGGGGTGGTGTCAGCCGGTGAAGCCCTCGGGCTTGGGCACCTCGAGGTCGCTCTTGGACAGCTCCTCGACGTTGACGTCCTTGAACGTCACCACGCGGACCGTCTTGACGAACCGAGCCGAGCGGTAGACGTCCCACACCCAGGCGTCGGAGAGCACCAGCTCGAACCACACCTCGCCGTCGGTGGTGCGGGGTCGCAGGTCGACGGAGTTGGCCAGGTAGAACCGGCGCTCGGTCTCCACCACGTAGGAGAACAGGCCGACGACGTCGCGGTACTCGCGGTAGAGCGCGAGCTCCATCTCGGTCTCGTAGTCCTCGAGGTCCTCAGCGCTCATCGCCGCTCATCATGCACCCCGCGCGCTGAGCGCCTCGTCGGAACCCCGGAGCTGGTCACGGGCCGGGGCCTCGGTCGGGGGCTCGAGGGCGCCGAGCAGGTCGAGCTGCTCCGCCAGCGCCGCCCGGCCGGCGGTGGTGACGCCGGGCAGGCGCCAGCTGCGCCGGTGCTGGTCGCAGGGGCCGAGCTCGCGCAGCGCCGTGAGGTGGTCGGGGGCGCTGTAGCCCTTGTTGCCAGCCCAGCCGTAGCCGGGGTGCTCGGCGTCGAGAGCGGTCATGAGGGCGTCGCGCTCGACCTTCGCCAGCACGGAGGCTGCGGCCACGGCGGC
It contains:
- a CDS encoding DUF2469 domain-containing protein codes for the protein MSAEDLEDYETEMELALYREYRDVVGLFSYVVETERRFYLANSVDLRPRTTDGEVWFELVLSDAWVWDVYRSARFVKTVRVVTFKDVNVEELSKSDLEVPKPEGFTG
- a CDS encoding YraN family protein, yielding MDGRGTAQVPGAVGALTRREVGAHGERVAEAHLVAAGAEVLDRNWRCRWGELDLVVRDGDALVGVEVRTRRTTAAGTPLESVTPLKVARLRRLLGLWCADHPARARAGRLRLDVVGVLLDAGGRASVQHVRGVEGA